Part of the Corynebacterium canis genome is shown below.
ATGATCGGAGCAAGGCGGATTCGCTGCGCGAAAGCCTGGCCAAACAATACCCCGACCTAAAGGTGGACACCGGTGCGAAGCTGGTGGAAGAGGTCGGCTCGGTGATCAAGTCCGCCCTGTCCTTTGTGAACTACTTCCTGTGGGCCTTCGCGGGCATCGCGCTCCTCGTCGGCACCTTTATCATCTCGAACACATTTTCAATGATCGTGGCGCAGCGAAACCGGGAATTCGCCCTGCTGCGCAGCATCGGCATTTCGCAGCAGCAGATCACCCGTTCGGTGATCTTCGAGGCGATCATGGTGGGCATTATCGGCTCCGTCCTCGGTATCTTCGGCGGCATGGGGCTGGTGCAGGCGGTGACCGCGGTGCTGGAAGCGCGCGGCGTCGGCCTCCCCACTTCCGGGTTCAGCCTCGATATGCAATCTATTGTGATTCCGCTGCTCGTAGGTATTTTCATTACGGTGATCAGCGCGTGGGCTCCGGCGCGGCGAGCGGGTTCGATCCGTCCGGTGCAGGCGATGCGCAACCAGGAACCGCCCTCCTTATTGATACGGACCATTTTCGGCGGGTCGCTGCTGGCCATCGGCTGCGGCGTGGTGCTGCTGGGCGCGCTCAACGAAAAGCTCGGCTCAACAGGTGTTCGAGCAACCGTGGTGGGCTTGGGCGCACTGGCCATTGTGCTGGGCACGTGGCTCGCGGGGCCCGCATTGTCCATCCCCGTGGTGAGCACCCTTGGTCGCATCGTCGGGGCACCGTTCCGCGCCATTGGACGCATTGCCGCAACGAACTCGCATCGCAATCCCCGACGGACGTCGGCAACCGCCTTTGCGCTGACGCTCGGCTTAGCGATGGTCAGTTCGATCAGCATGCTCGGCGCCACCATGCGGGAAAACCTCTCGGACATGATTGATACCACCGTCAAGGCCGATTACGTGCTTACTGGGCCGACGAACATGGACATCAGCATTCCGCGCGAAGACATCGAGGAAGTGAAACAGATTGACGGGGTGCGCGCAGCTACCACGATGTACGAAGCGCCGCTCACGATTAACGACGTCCCTATTGGCGCCGGTTTCAGCGCAGCTAACGGCCGCTCTCGGCTACCGGTGGCGGAAGGCAATCTCAACGAGGCCATCAAGCTCAACTTCAAGGAAGGCAAATCCGGGCAGGTCGGTTTGAGCGAATCCGTGGCCACCATGCTCAACGTCAAGGTGGGTGACAAGCTGCGCATCGGCGACAAGGAATTCCCGTTGGATGGGATTTATGAATCTAATGTTGCGGTTGGTATGGCGTATATCGACCTGGAGATCGCCAAACAATTTGCGCATGAAAATGAAATCCAGCCGAAGAAGCTCTTTGTGCTTACAGATGAAAACGTAAACCAGCAAACCTTGCGCGGAAAGATCGAAGACGCCGTGGCGAAATCCCTCGTGGTCACGGTGCGCAACAAGGAGGAGTTCGCCGGCGAAAACGCGGCGGGCATTAACCAGATGCTGGGTATCCTGTACGGCCTATTGGGGCTGGCGGTGGTGATCGCCGTTTTGGGTATTGTGAATACCCTTGCATTGAGCGTGATCGAACGCCGCCAAGAGATCGGCATGTTGCGCGCGGTCGGTGTGCAGCGGCGGCAGATCCGCCACATGATCTACATCGAATCGGCCGTTATCGCCGTATTCGGTGCGTTGACGGGCGCGGCAATTGGGCTGGGCCTTGGCTGGGGCTTTGTCAAGGTGCTTGCCGGCGATGGCCTAGAAACAATAATTGTGCCGTGGGGGCAGATCGCCATTATCCTCGCCAGCTCCGCCATTATCGGCGTGCTTGCCGCGGTATGGCCTGCGGGACGCGCGGCGCGGACGCAGCCATTGGAGGCGATCACAGATTAACGTTGGGGTTATGAACCTCAACGAGTGCATAGCCGCCGATTCCAAGATTGGGGTCGGCGGCCCCACTATTTTTGGGTGGAGAGCCATCCAACTCCTGAGCGACAACCCCGACCTCCAACCGGGCGAACTCACGCCCGCCGAACAAATCTCCTGGAAAAACATACGTAAACACGCCGCGCATTTAGCCCGCGGCATTCCCCTCGATGAAGCGGAAGATGTGCACGCTTCCCTAGACCCCGGTTTTGATGCCCTCAATAGGGCCCGGGATGTGCTTCTAAGCGCCCCGTATGACGCAATTGAACTGGCCGAACAGGCGTTGCATTGTGCGACGCAGGATCCCGTGGGGGTGCGGCTGGCGGCGCACCAGATGATCGCCGCCGGATATATGAATACGGGGAATTTAGAGGCCGCGCACGATCATCTCATGCTGGCTTTGGAGGACGCCGAACTTCCTATCCTGCTTGGGCAGCTCTATGCATTGCTTACACAGGTGGCGCTGATGCGTTACGATTCCGACGCGTTTGTGTTCCGCCATTCCGGCTTGGAGGCCCTAGCGCCCTATCCGGAGGCGCCCGCTCGGAAGTATCTGGAAAGCCTTGGTTAGGTTTTGGGTATAGGCAAACGGCCCGGTTGGTGTGTCCGGGCCGTTGGTGTTTGGTTTTGGGTGTCGGCGGTGTCCTACTCTCCCACACACTGCCGTGTGCAGTACCATTGGCGCTGGTGGGCTTAGCTTCCGGGTTCGGGATGGGTCCGGGCGTTTCCCCGCCGCTGTTGCCACCGACAAGTTTTTTTGTTTGGTTTTTGGGGTGGTGTTGGTGGTGGATACTGTGTAGTGGACGCGTGGTGGTTGTTGGTGTTCGGTGGATTAGTACCGGTCATCTGAGCACCTTGCGGTGCGTGCAATTCCGGCCTATCGACCCCATGTTCTGTGGGGCACCTGGTTGATGAAACGTTATCTTGGAAGGGGCTTCCCGCTTAGATGCTTTCAGCGGTTATCCCGTCCGTACGTAGCTAACCAGCCGTGCCACGGGCGTGACAACTGGCGCACTAGAGGTACGTCCGTCCCGGTCCTCTCGTACTAGGGACAGCGTTCCGCACGTTTCTGCGCGCGCGGCGGATAGAGACCGAACTGTCTCACGACGTTCTAAACCCAGCTCGCGTGCCGCTTTAATGGGCGAACAGCCCAACCCTTGGGACCTACTCCAGCCCCAGGATGCGACGAGCCGACATCGAGGTGCCAAACCATCCCGTCGATATGGACTCTTGGGGAAGATCAGCCTGTTATCCCCGGGGTACCTTTTATCCGTTGAGCGACACCGCTTCCACAAGCCGGTGCCGGATCACTAGTCCCTACTTTCGTATCTGCTTGACGTGTCAGTCTCGCAGTGAAGCTTCCTTGTGCACTTACACTCTGCCACCTGATTGCCAACCAGGCTGAGGAAACCTTTGGGCGCCTCCGTTACTCTTTGGGAGGCAACCGCCCCAGTTAAACTACCCACCAGGCACTGTCCCTGACCCGGATCACGGGCCGAGGTTAAAAGATACCCAATACGATCAGAGTGGTATTTCAACTTGCGACTCCCACACCACTGGCGTGGCGTGTTCACAGTCTCCCACCTATCCTACACAAACCGTATCGAATATCAATACCAAGCTATAGTGAAGGTCCCGGGGTCTTTTCGTCCTGCCGCGCGTAACGAGCATCTTTACTCGTAGTGCAATTTCGCCGGGTCTGTGGTTGAGACAGCAGGGAAGTCGTTACGCCATTCGTGCAGGTCGGAACTTACCCGACAAGGAATTTCGCTACCTTAGGATGGTTATAGTTACCACCGCCGTTTACTGGGGCTTAAATTCTCCGCTTCGCGTGACGCTCACGGGTCCTCTTAACCTTCCAGCACCGGGCAGGCGTCAGTCCGTATACCTCGACTTATCGTCTTCGCACGGACCTGTGTTTTTAGTAAACAGTCGCTTCCCTCTATTCTCTGCGGCCTGGCCACGCGCACCCACCGCCAAGGGTGGGCCACCCAACCAGGCCCCCCTTCTCCCGAAGTTACGGGGGCATTTTGCCGAGTTCCTTAACCACAGTTCTCCCGATCGCCTTAGTATTCTCTACCTGACCACCTGTGTCGGTTTGGGGTACGGGCCGCACATGCACTCACTAGAGGCTTTTCTCGGCAGCAGAGGATCATCAACATCCCCAACAAGTTGGGTACGCATCACGTCTCACCCATACCTGTGTGGCGGATTTGCCTACCACACGGGCTACACGCTTACACCACAATCCAATCAGTGGCTTGACTACCTTCCTGCGTCACCCCATCGCTTGGCTACTACCAGCTCAGATCCCACGCAACCACAAGCCACACACACCACCAACCACAAAAGCTGGCAGCACACATAACCTAGGCCGGGTGGTTAGTATCACTGATTCACCATGGGCGCACACATGCGGGTACGGGAATATCAACCCGTTATCCATCGACTACGCCTGTCGGCCTCGCCTTAGGTCCCGACTCACCCTGGGAAGATGAACTTGACCCAGGAACCCTTGGTCATCCGGCGGACGAGTTTCCCACTCGTCATTCGCTACTCATGCCTGCATTCTCACTCGCATCCACTCCACCACACGATCACTCGGCAGCTTCCACGCAAACACGACGCTCCCCTACCCACCAACCCCAACAAGGGCCGGTGCCGCGGCTTCGGCGGTGTACTTGAGCCCCACTGAATTGTCGGCGCAGAACCACTCGACCAGTGAGCTATTACGCACTCTTTCAAGGATGGCTGCTTCTAAGCCAACCTCCTGGCTGTCTTCGCGATCCCACATCCTTTTCCACTTAGTACACGCTTCGGGGCCTTAGCCGGCGATCTGGGCTGTTTCCCTCTCGACTACGAAGCTTATCCCCCGCAGTCTCACTGCTACGCTCTCACCTTGCCGGCATTCGGAGTTTGGCTGGCATCGCTAAGATGATAGTCCCGCATCAACCATCCAGTCGCTCTACCTCCAGCAAGAAACACGCAACGCTGCACCTAAATGCATTTCGGGGAGAACCAGCTATCACGGAGTTTGATTGGCCTTTCACCCCTACCCACAACTCATCCCCTCAGTTTTCAACCTAAGTGGGTTCGCGCCTCCACAGCGTCTTACCGCTGCTTCACACTGGCCATGGGTAGATCACTCCGCTTCGGGTCCAGAACATGCCACTCACTACACCCTCTTAGGATTCGCTTTCGCTACGGCTACCACACCATACGTGTTAACCTCGCGACATGCCGCTGACTCGCAGGCTCATTCTTCAAAAGGCACGCCATCACACACCCCACCACCAAAGGCAGACCATGCTCTGACGGCTTGTAGGCACACGGTTTCAGGTACTCTTTCACTCCCCTCCCGGGGTACTTTTCACCATTCCCTCACGGTACTTCTCCGCTATCGGTCACACTGAGTATTCAGGCTTACCGGGTGGTCCCGGCAGATTCACAGCAGATTCCACGAGCCCACTGCTACTCGGGAATACGATCAAGCACAACACGCCACATTTTCAGGTACGGGACTCTCACCCACTCCGGCAGACCATTCCAAGCCACTTCCCCTAACACAACGCACCACACCACAAGCACGGCAGCACTTGCAACAACCGCATCCCACAACCCCACACACGCAACCCCTGCCGAGTCTCACACGCGCATGGTTTAGCCAACATCCACGTTCGCTCGCCACTACTAGCGGAATCACATATTGTTTTCTCTTCCTACGGGTACTAAGATGTTTCACTTCCCCGCGTCACCACCACACCAGCTATTTCATTCACCAGTAGGCGACCATGCACAACCATGGCCAGGTTACCCCATTCGGACACCCTCGGATCAACGCTCAATTGACAACTCCCCGAGGCTTAACGCAGCCTTTCACGTCCTTCATCGGCTCAGCATACCAAGGCATCCACCGTGTGCCCTTCCAACACAACAACACACACAAACAATAAAGATGCTCGCGTCCACTATACAGTTCCACAAACAACACCAAAACAACCACAACACACACCCTCAAACCAACCCAACAACACATCAGATCAATCAGAACATGCATATATCTGTGCCTGCCCCAGACACCCAACAGCGCGCCACGAATGCCCCATCATCATCAACCAACCACAACCATCAAGTAGTAACCAACAGTTTGGAAGTCCACCTGGAAAAACAAAAACAAAACAGTGCTGCACACATATTCAGCGGCCACCACCTACAGCAACCACCACACACAGCACCACACAAAAACTCCTTAGAAAGGAGGTGATCCAGCCGCACCTTCCGGTACGGCTACCTTGTTACGACTTCGTCCCAATCGCCAATCCCACCTTCGACCACTCCCCCCAGCAAACGCTGGTTAGGCCATGGGCTTCGGGTGTTACCAACTTTCATGACGTGACGGGCGGTGTGTACAAGGCCCGGGAACGTATTCACCGCAGCATTGCTGATCTGCGATTACTAGCGACTCCGACTTCATGGGGTCGAGTTGCAGACCCCAATCCGAACTGAGGCCGGCTTTCAAAGGGATTCGCTCCACCTCACGGTCTCGCAACCCACTGTACCGACCATTGTAGCATGTGTGAAGCCCTGGACATAAGGGGCATGATGATTTGACGTCATCCCCACCTTCCTCCGAGTTGACCCCGGCAGTCTCTCATGAGTCCCCACCATCACGTGCTGGCAACATAAGACAAGGGTTGCGCTCGTTGCGGGACTTAACCCAACATCTCACGACACGAGCTGACGACAGCCATGCAGCACCTGTCACTGCGAGTTCCCGAAGGGAAACACCATCTCTAGGCGCGATCTCGGGATGTCAAGACCTGGTAAGGTTCTTCGCGTTGCATCGAATTAAACCACATGCTCCACCGCTTGTGCGGGCCCCCGTCAATTCCTTTGAGTTTTAACCTTGCGGCCGTACTCCCCAGGCGGGGCGCTTAAAGCGTTAGCTCCGGCACAGAAGGGGTCGAACCCTCCCACACCAAGCGCACCGTTTACGGCGTGGACTACCAGGGTATCTAATCCTGTTTGCTCCCCACGCTTTCGCACCTCAGCGTCAGTATCGAGCCAGAGCCGCCTTCGCCACTGTGTTCCTCCGATATCTACGCATTTCACCGCTACACCTGGAATTCCAGTCTCCCGCACTCAAGTTATGCCCGTATCGCCTGCACGCCCGAAGTTAAGCCCCGGAATTTCACAGACGACGCGACAAACCACCTACGAGCTCTTTACGCCCAGTAATTCCGGACAACGCTCGCACCTACGTATTACCGCGGCTGCTGGCACGTAGTTAGCCGGTGCTTCTTCTCCAGGTACCGTCACCAAAAGCTTCGTCCCCAGCGAAAGAGGTTTACAACCCGAAGGCCGTCATCCCTCACGCGGCGTCGCTGCATCAGGCTTGCGCCCATTGTGCAATATTCCCCACTGCTGCCTCCCGCAGGAGTCTGGGCCGTATCTCAGTCCCAATGTGGCCGTACACCCTCTCAGGTAGGCTACCGTCGACGCCTTGGTAGGCCATTACCCCACCAACAAGCTGATAGGCCGCAAGCTCATCCCACACCAGCCCCCAAAACAGAAGCCTTTCCACCATGACACACAAAAGCATGGTCCTATCCAGTATTAGACCCAGTTTCCCAGGCTTATCCCAAAGTGCAGGGCAGATCACCCACGTGTTACTCACCCGTTCGCCACTCGAGCACCCCAACCAAAGCCAGGGCCTTTCCGTACGACTTGCATGTGTTAAGCACGCCGCCAGCGTTCGTCCTGAGCCAGGATCAAACTCTCCACAAAAACAAAATCAGCTTAAATGAAAAGCCAAACCCCAACAAAAAACAAACAACCAACAAAACAATCAGTTGTCCAAAAAAACAAAAACAAAACAGTTGAAAAACCAATCCCAACCATCCCACTGCGACCAGCCCAAAGCCAGCTCACGAAGCACAAACCCCGCCAGCAACCAAACCAACCACAACAAAACAGCCACAACCAGCCAACAACAACAAAACAAACATGACACACTATCGAGTTCTCAAACAACACAGCCAAACCACAATCAAGCGCCACCAATCAATGGCACCGAATCGAAGAGTTTGAACGAGCAACGCGAACCCGCCACACAAGGGGGCGTAACGCGCTGACCTGATCTAATCTACACAACCTTTTAGACCAGTACAAATCAGCAGGTTATTGACACTTTCTGAAGTTACATTAAGCATCTGGTCCAGGCTTTACGACGCCCGCTGCACCTTCGAGGTTTGCTTGCCTAGCACCATAAAGAAAAGAACGATCCCCACCGTGAGGATGATGTGGCCGAGCCCAGAGATGCCAGCTAACGCAGCCGGGAGAACATAGCCTGGTTCGATAACTTCATTGACGCCACGGAAGATCATCATTGTGGTTGTCCACAGCACACCAACGTTGTACGTCCAGAAAAACGCGTTGAATCGCTTATCAGCATCTAAGCGAAAAGCCGCGTTGAGCGCCAGTGCGATCAGGAAAAAGAACATGCCGAGGACCAAAAGGTGCGTGTGCAGCGTCGACAACCGCGTCGGACCGAAGTAATCATTCAATCGACCAAACTCGCGGTAGAACACGCCGGACACCAAACCAAGCACGGCGTAACTCGCCGCTGCTGTATACAACTTTTTCATACTGGAAACGCTAGCGATTACAACCTCGAAAAACTTCAACCCTCTGTCTGGACTTGGAATCAACCAGACGATACAACGCGCTAGTAACTTAGAGTGCCAAGTACACAAACTTCCCAATGCGCACCGCAGCGTACAAAATCTTTAATGGTAAGCCTTACTGATACTGCTGCGCCGTCCTCGACAACGACGCGTCCGCCCTGTATCCGACGCAACACTTCATAAAAGCACAAAGGTGGTGAGAGAACTGTTGAAAACTGTTGGCAGCCTATTCGAGGAGGAACCGAAACAGTGGGGTCTGCGCGGCGATCCATTTATGTGGAGAGAGCTAAAAGACCGATTTTCCCAGGTCCCATTGCCGGCTAGCGCACGCGAATGTGAACGACTCATTAGGCAGGCCCTGTACGACATCATTAATACTGAAGCTGCCAACCCCCTACCCGATCGACAGGACCCGACACACGCGCATTACTGGATCAAACGCTTTTCCCACGGCGGCATGAGCAGCGGATACGTCAGTACCCAGTTTTGGGAAACAACGGGGATCCCGATCCTAGTGCAGCGATACAATTGTGGTTCAGCGCCAGTTTGAAAACACCATCGTCGGGGCGAACGCCTAGCTTCCTTCGATTTCTTGGACGATCTGAAGCTTGTTGTTATCAGGGTCGGAAAGTTCAGCGAGCTTGATGAATCCATAATCTTGGATCGGTGACACGCTGCACCCAGCTGCTAAGCATGCCGCAACCTGCTCTTCGACATCCGTCGACCCAAGAATAGCGATTGAATGCCCCGCCCTTTGCGGGTCCTCGGTTACTTGCAACCAAGACGAGCCGATCGCCCACTCTCCCGTTCCAGTCTCCGGTTCGACAGCAGGTTCGCCCAGAAGGTTTACGTACCAACTGCGCGATGCTGCGTAGTTCGACACAGCGACCACCGGAATTGCACTGTCAAAGCTATGGCCAGCCATTGCTATCCTCACCTCTCAAAGTAGGAACCGTTGGATGTCTAGGCGTTACTGTAGCGGTTTTCGGGGCTGGTGGGGGTGTTAGCCTAGTAGCTTGATGTTGTCGCAGACGGCGTCGAGCAGTCTGTGTTCGTGGCTGATCATGAGTACTGACCGCCGCGCTGCGCATACAACCTCCAGCGATGTAGAACCTCCAGCGAGACAATGACGCTGCCGAACAAAGCGATTAAACCTGACTTTGGTCAATAAAGTCAGGTTACAGATCGCGAGAGTGATTACATCTCATAGGGCGTTGCGTCGGGGCCAATAGTTTCGGCCACGGCAAAGCTAATGGCTGCGATGTTTGCTCAGCTCTGGTACTACCAACGGCCCCTCAGCGCACGGATCCGTAATGACCCGAGACTTTAATCCGTATGCCTCTTCGAGATATTCCGGAGTGAGGATGTCCGCCGGGGAACCAGTTGCAATAATTTCTCCGTTTTTCATAAGCACTAGTTGGTCGGAGTAACGTGCGGCTAGATTCAGGTCATGCAACACCATGACTACGGTTTTGCCGTGGCACCGGTTCAAGCAACTTACAAGATCCAATACCTCAATGGAATGCGCTAAATCTAGGTAGGTCGTCGGCTCGTCCAGCAAAATAATGTCGGTATCTTGGGCAAGCACCATAGAGATCCACACACGTTGGCGCTGTCCACCAGACAGTTGATCAACCTCGCGGTCCTTTAAATCTAGGATGCCGGTCATCTCCATGGCGCGGGTGGTTGCAGTCGAGTGCGCACTCGACCATTGCTGCAACCAGCTTTGATGCGGATGCCTGCCTCGCGCGACCAAATCTGCCACAGTCACCCCAGGTGGGGTGATAGGAGACTGTGGCAGCATCGAGACCAATTTTGCGAAATCTCGCTGTCGGTAGTCTCTTAGGTCCTTACCATCTAACGTCACCGTGCCAGTGCTAGGGAGCAAGAGTTTGGAAAGTCCTCTTAATAAAGTAGATTTTCCGCAGCCATTAGCGCCAATGATGGAGGTAATTGCAGCATTTGGGATTTCAATACTGACATCACGCGCAATGACTCGTTCCTGGTAACCCAGGCTGATGCCGCTGGCTTTAAGCCGAGATGGTGTTGCAGTTTTAGCTACCAATGTGCTCTTTCAGGCCATCGCGGATGATGGTAGCAGACAGGTAGGATGCATTGACGTACCAAGCATCGTAGTCAACCTCGACGACGTGTTTGTCTTGCACCGCCTTCAGGGTGCTCCATGTGGAGGTTGTGGTGGGATCATTGGCACCGTCTTGAACTGCATAGAACAACCAATCTGCATCGGCTTCTTCAAGTTGTTCGGCAGAAAGCTCTTTACCGGCTTTATCGGTAAATTGTTGGCTTTCTGGCCGATTCAGAAGACAATCCGCAGCGACAATCCCAGCCATGGATTGTGCACCAAAGATCTGGAAGGCATCATCTTTAGTGCGCAGGAAGGAGACGGTGGGCGCTTTATCTCCCAAGGATTCGCCCCATGTTTTACAGGACTCTTCAAATTCCTTGAGCAGAGTTTCCGCGTCAGACTTTTTGCCCACGGCGTCGGCAATGGTAACAAAGTCTTCTTTCCAGTTTTCGCCACCGCCGGAACCAGTAACCACCGTAGCTATCTTGCGTAGCTGTTCCAATATAGCTTCATCAGTGCGGTCATTAGCGCAAATGAGCGTGGGTTTCAGGGCCGCAATTGCCTCCATGTCGGGATTGGCGCGCACCCCGCAGTCCTTGATGGTACTCAGATCAAATTCGGAACCAAATCGTTCGGAAATGAACTCGGGAATCAGGTCTGCGCCTTTAGCTTTGGCTGCACCCACCGGCAAAATCCCTAGGAGCAGCATGTTATCCAGTTGGCCGGTGTTGAGCACAACCACCCGAGAAGCGTCATTACCGGAGGTTGCTTCTGCACTGCTACTAGTTGCCGAAGTGGAATCAGAGGAAGAGTCCGAGCTTGAGGTGCAGGCAGCCAACGTAGCGGCACCCGCGGCGAGGGCTAGGCCAAGGAATCCGCGGCGGGTGATGGGTTGGCTCATACGAAATGAAGATGAGTTACTCATGAAAGATAGCCTAACCTATGTAGTTTAAGGTATGCGAATGTTGTAAGCAAAATTGAATAAAAAGTTGGGAAATCGTTTGCTTGAACCCTAAATCAACTGGTTTTATGCACAAGAGTAGCTTGGTGGGGGTTTGTATTGTGCGCCTGGTAATGTTGATATGCAGTTGGCAGTCAGGCCACTTCCCGGCGGTTTCACTAATGCCCTCTAGTGTTGCCGCTGTGGTGCTGTCGATGAACACTCGTCCAAGGTTGGCGCACTCAAAACCTAGCAAGCTAGGTTATCCTCGGCCAAGAGATGATTTCACAGAACAAACATCTTGCAAAATCCTTTGATATGTTCAGGTTTAGGCTACTGCCAGTCTGCCCGCCAAAAACCTCCGCTGCGGCGGAATAACCCGCGTGGTGATAATGCAAGAAGGTTTTTTGCCTCACTTTGCTTTGGCTCGGCTGGTTCGCAGCAATAACCAGATTAAGAATGGACCACCTATGGCTGCGGTCACAATGCCAACAGGCACTTCCCAAGGGAACGCCATTCGGGCAGCAAGATCAGCACTTGACAAAAGCACAGCCCCCATCGCCGCAGACAGCACGATTGGCGGGGCGCCGACACCCGCGATACGTGCCGCGATTTGCGGTGCCACAAAAGCAACAAACCCGACTGGGCCAACAGCAGAAACTGTCACGGAAGCTAAAGCGACAGAGATTATCAACAAAGTGATATTCACTTTTTTCAGCGGCACCCCCAAGCCTTGAGCCGCATCGGGGCCAAGGGCTATTGCCGGAAGGTAAATGCTCAGCCTTAACAGCATTATGAGCGCGATTACTAGCAGGCATAACGTCGGCCAAAGGTGTTCAAAGCTCCGGCCATTAACGGTACCGATCATCCAAACTTTGGCGGCAGCTGCAGTATTCAGATCGGTCGTTGCCATCATGTAGGTAATCAGCGCTTGCAGTGCCGCATTGACTCCAATGCCAATAAGCAGCAGCCGGAACATGTCTGAGCCGGAACGATGTGACAAGAGCCAGATCAAGCAAGCGGTTAGCAAGCCGCCAAACATCGCGGCAAAGGGAAGACCGATAGTGCTCATGATCGTTGAGGTGGCACCTCCACTGAAAACCATAAGCGATACTGCCACCGTGGACGCACCTCGGCTGATACCTAAAATATCGGGACTGGCAAGCCCATTTCTGGCGATGATCTGGGTGATAGCACCAGACAACCCGAGTGCAGCACCAACCGCAAGAGCCACGACTGACCTTGCTAACCGCCAGTCGATAACCACGGTTCGTTCTATGTCCAAACCGCCACCAAACAGCACAGTAACTACTTGAGAAATAGTGAGGGCGTATTCCCCCAACGCTAAACTTGCTAGCCACACCAAAACACAGATGAAAAGAACCAAGACAGTGGCGATGGCCGAACGTTTATGGACAAGCAAAGATACTGTGCCTGCTTGAAGTTGCCCCAGTGACGACATGGGCAACGATGCTCGTTGTTTCATTTTTAGGTTCACAGTGCGACCAGCTTTCGGTTCCTGACCAGCCAGATAAAGGCAGGTGCGCCTATAAGCGCAACGATTACCCCGGCTTGCATCTCACCAGGGCGCAGAATGACTCGGCCCGCCACATCAGCCAGAAGAAGCAATGTTGCACCGCCCAGGGCGGAGTAAGGTAATAACCAGCGATAATCTGGGCCGGTAAAGACACGCACAATATGTGGAACCATCAAACCAACAAAACCAATCGGTCCCGCAGCGGCAGTAGCCGCACCGGCAAGCACGGTAATAACGGCGAAGCCTAACAGCGAAATACGCGCCACATTAGCGCCGAGGCTCTGGGCAGTTTCGGCACCTAAACTCAAGAGATTGAGCGATGGCCCAAGGCTGAGTGCAACTACTGCGCCGAGCAAAATTGGTGGAAGAACGGGCATAATAACATCGAACCCGCGACCAGTGACTGATCCCGCCTGCCAGAATCGCAATGCATCGAGCGCTTGAGGGTCAATGTAGACGATCCCGGAAGTTACTGCCGCTAACGTGGCTGACAATGCGGCACCAGCCAGCACCAGCCCTAACGTATCGCCCTTACCTAACCCAGAATTGGAAATACCAAGTACTAAGAGCGAAGTGATTCCAGCACCAGCGAACGCAAGCCAAAGCGAGCCCATCATGGAGGAAATACCAAAAAGGTAAAGCCCACTCACCACTGCGAGGGCGGCTCCGGCAGAGACACCCAACATGCCGGGATCAGCTAACGGATTACGAGTAAGAGCTTGAATCACTGAACCCGCGAGACCCAACGCAGCGCCGACAAGCATGGCAAGAATTGTCCTAGGAATACGCATC
Proteins encoded:
- a CDS encoding FecCD family ABC transporter permease; its protein translation is MNLKMKQRASLPMSSLGQLQAGTVSLLVHKRSAIATVLVLFICVLVWLASLALGEYALTISQVVTVLFGGGLDIERTVVIDWRLARSVVALAVGAALGLSGAITQIIARNGLASPDILGISRGASTVAVSLMVFSGGATSTIMSTIGLPFAAMFGGLLTACLIWLLSHRSGSDMFRLLLIGIGVNAALQALITYMMATTDLNTAAAAKVWMIGTVNGRSFEHLWPTLCLLVIALIMLLRLSIYLPAIALGPDAAQGLGVPLKKVNITLLIISVALASVTVSAVGPVGFVAFVAPQIAARIAGVGAPPIVLSAAMGAVLLSSADLAARMAFPWEVPVGIVTAAIGGPFLIWLLLRTSRAKAK
- a CDS encoding FecCD family ABC transporter permease, producing MQKSANNHATSATKKVAGLLGMMALLALLVLASVILGAKITTTAQVYEAMPLAWEMLQSHTDVASAIAAGHGEELTEIAGIIATMRIPRTILAMLVGAALGLAGSVIQALTRNPLADPGMLGVSAGAALAVVSGLYLFGISSMMGSLWLAFAGAGITSLLVLGISNSGLGKGDTLGLVLAGAALSATLAAVTSGIVYIDPQALDALRFWQAGSVTGRGFDVIMPVLPPILLGAVVALSLGPSLNLLSLGAETAQSLGANVARISLLGFAVITVLAGAATAAAGPIGFVGLMVPHIVRVFTGPDYRWLLPYSALGGATLLLLADVAGRVILRPGEMQAGVIVALIGAPAFIWLVRNRKLVAL